The Oscillospiraceae bacterium genome has a segment encoding these proteins:
- a CDS encoding glycoside hydrolase family 13 protein: MLIFNARDPQYKSPIRAVATDEPVHLRLVVSRDMHCSGARLVVTKDGETPVPYGMFWAGMCGTEAEYWELHFAATTPGLYFYHFELDTPWGLHFVRNAGGGKGDFLPDGADFQQTVYDKDFQTPAFLRGGLIYQIFPDRFYNSGAPKTGVPATRVRRNWGEEPFWDEAQMNGLWNNDYFGGDLKGIAEKLPYIAKLGVTAIYLNPIFEAHSNHRYDTGDYEKIDPMLGDTEDLKYLCSQAKKLGIGVILDGVFSHTGRDSKYFNYYGHYPTVGAYNSPDSPYYSWYQFGKDRDDYKSWWGIRLLPEIREEEPSYRDYICGENGILRRWMRCGISGWRLDVADELPDVFLDDLRRAVKSENPDAIIIGEVWEDATTKFAYGQRRRYLLGNQLDSVMNYPFAAAILHFVRYGGGQAFLDAILSITEHYPPQVTAVLMNHIGTHDTLRAITALAGPDCTGQGRAWQHRNNTLSGADYARGVQLLKLASFLQYTLPGVPSLYYGDEVGVQGMKDPFNRGCMPWAHQDRDLLHWYQRLGQMRRGCKALAAGTFVPVQGDLGGVCYERQSDGARLLAAVNRTSEPKTFAVDPVWDNAYAFFDDTCMDGRLTVPPMSAALRTRQ; encoded by the coding sequence ATGCTGATCTTCAACGCCAGAGACCCACAGTACAAGTCGCCCATCCGCGCCGTGGCAACGGATGAGCCGGTACATCTGCGGCTGGTGGTCTCGCGGGATATGCATTGCTCCGGCGCCCGGTTGGTGGTCACCAAGGACGGCGAAACGCCGGTGCCTTACGGTATGTTTTGGGCCGGTATGTGCGGCACGGAGGCAGAGTATTGGGAGCTGCATTTTGCCGCCACCACCCCGGGGCTGTATTTTTATCATTTTGAATTGGACACCCCATGGGGACTGCACTTTGTGCGCAACGCCGGGGGCGGCAAAGGGGATTTTTTGCCGGACGGCGCGGATTTTCAGCAAACGGTGTATGATAAGGATTTTCAAACGCCGGCCTTTTTGCGGGGTGGACTGATCTATCAGATCTTTCCGGATCGGTTTTACAATTCCGGCGCGCCAAAGACCGGTGTGCCTGCCACCCGGGTGCGGCGTAACTGGGGGGAAGAGCCTTTTTGGGACGAGGCCCAGATGAACGGCCTTTGGAACAACGATTATTTCGGCGGCGACCTGAAAGGCATTGCGGAGAAGCTGCCGTATATTGCCAAGCTGGGCGTGACCGCGATTTATTTGAATCCGATTTTCGAGGCCCATTCCAACCATCGGTACGACACCGGGGATTATGAGAAGATCGACCCTATGCTGGGCGATACAGAGGACTTAAAATATCTGTGCAGCCAGGCGAAAAAACTGGGGATCGGTGTGATTTTAGACGGCGTGTTCAGCCACACCGGGCGGGATTCCAAGTATTTTAATTACTATGGTCATTACCCTACGGTGGGCGCCTATAACAGCCCGGACAGCCCCTATTACAGCTGGTACCAATTTGGCAAGGATCGGGACGATTACAAGTCTTGGTGGGGCATTCGCCTGCTGCCGGAGATCCGTGAGGAGGAGCCATCTTATCGGGACTATATTTGCGGTGAGAACGGCATCCTTCGCCGTTGGATGCGCTGCGGCATCAGTGGCTGGCGGTTGGATGTGGCGGATGAGCTGCCGGATGTGTTCCTGGACGACCTGCGCCGGGCTGTAAAAAGCGAGAACCCGGACGCCATCATTATCGGCGAGGTGTGGGAGGACGCCACCACCAAGTTTGCCTATGGGCAGCGGCGGCGTTATCTGCTGGGGAATCAGCTGGACAGTGTGATGAATTATCCCTTTGCCGCGGCGATCTTGCACTTTGTGCGCTACGGCGGCGGCCAGGCGTTTTTGGACGCCATCTTGTCTATTACCGAGCATTATCCGCCCCAGGTGACGGCGGTGCTGATGAACCATATCGGCACCCACGATACTCTGCGGGCTATTACCGCGTTGGCCGGACCGGATTGTACCGGCCAAGGGCGGGCTTGGCAGCACCGCAACAATACTCTGTCCGGAGCGGATTATGCCCGCGGGGTGCAGCTGCTGAAGCTGGCTTCTTTTCTGCAATATACTTTGCCCGGCGTACCCTCTCTGTATTACGGAGATGAGGTGGGTGTGCAGGGCATGAAAGACCCCTTCAACCGGGGCTGTATGCCTTGGGCGCACCAGGATCGGGATTTACTGCATTGGTATCAGCGACTGGGCCAAATGCGTCGAGGCTGCAAAGCGTTGGCTGCGGGCACATTCGTGCCGGTACAGGGTGACCTGGGCGGCGTGTGCTATGAACGCCAAAGCGACGGTGCCCGCCTGCTGGCGGCAGTGAACCGCACCTCTGAGCCTAAGACCTTTGCCGTGGATCCGGTGTGGGACAATGCTTATGCCTTTTTTGACGATACCTGCATGGACGGCCGGTTAACCGTTCCTCCCATGTCAGCCGCTTTGCGTACCAGACAATAA
- the aspS gene encoding aspartate--tRNA ligase: protein MAYRTHNCNQLTFDQLNQTVSLAGWVDTIRDHGGVIFIDLRDEYGVTQVVFHDDALLKGVRKESVISVTGKVVKRDPETVNKKIATGELEVHVTEVTVLGECTRTLPFEISESKDTREDVRLQYRFLDLRNPQVHESILFRSKVVAFLRQKMTEMGFTEITTPILTCSSPEGARDYIIPSRKHEGKFYALPQAPQQFKQLLMTSGFDRYFQIAPCFRDEDARADRSPGEFYQLDFEMAFATQEDVFAVAEEVLYDTFTKFSDKKVTPAPFVRIPYAESMLKYGTDKPDLRNPLIIHDLTEYFSTVEFKPFKGRPVRGIVVPNCAGQSKGWYEKMLAFAMDIGMKGLGYITVQEDGSYKGPIDKFLSPEKKEELRTMLDLKTDDTLFFICDNIRIVNDLAGQIRTELGRRLDLIDKDRFDLCFITDFPMFERDDDGKLIFTHNPFSMPQGEMDALLHQEPTEIKAYQYDIVCNGVELSSGAVRNHRPDVMIKAFEMAGYTAQDVEEKFGALFNAFHYGAPPHAGMAPGVDRLIMLLRDEDNIREVIAFPMNSNAQDMLLGAPNTVSEMQLREAHIKLRRPAPKA from the coding sequence ATGGCTTACAGAACCCATAACTGTAATCAGCTGACCTTTGACCAGCTGAACCAAACTGTTTCTTTGGCCGGGTGGGTAGATACCATCCGCGATCACGGCGGCGTGATCTTTATTGATCTGCGCGACGAGTACGGCGTGACCCAGGTGGTGTTCCACGACGACGCGCTGCTGAAGGGCGTTCGTAAGGAGAGCGTGATCTCCGTGACCGGTAAGGTCGTAAAGCGTGACCCGGAGACGGTGAATAAAAAGATCGCTACCGGCGAGCTGGAAGTGCATGTGACGGAAGTGACCGTGCTGGGCGAATGTACCCGCACGCTGCCTTTTGAGATCTCCGAGTCCAAGGACACCCGTGAGGATGTACGGCTTCAGTACCGCTTTTTGGATCTGCGTAATCCCCAGGTGCATGAGAGCATTCTCTTCCGCAGTAAGGTAGTCGCTTTCCTGCGGCAGAAGATGACGGAAATGGGCTTTACGGAAATCACCACCCCGATTTTGACCTGTTCCTCTCCGGAGGGTGCCCGGGACTATATCATTCCCTCCCGTAAGCACGAGGGCAAGTTTTATGCGCTGCCCCAGGCGCCCCAGCAGTTTAAACAGCTGCTGATGACCTCCGGCTTTGACCGGTATTTCCAAATCGCGCCCTGCTTCCGTGATGAGGACGCCAGAGCGGACCGCTCTCCCGGCGAGTTCTATCAGCTGGATTTTGAAATGGCCTTTGCCACCCAGGAAGATGTGTTTGCCGTGGCGGAAGAGGTGCTGTATGACACCTTCACCAAGTTCTCTGACAAGAAAGTGACCCCGGCGCCCTTTGTGCGTATTCCTTACGCCGAGTCCATGCTGAAATACGGCACGGACAAGCCGGACCTGCGCAACCCGCTGATCATCCATGATCTGACCGAATATTTCAGTACCGTAGAGTTTAAGCCTTTTAAGGGTCGTCCGGTGCGAGGTATCGTGGTGCCGAACTGTGCAGGGCAGTCTAAGGGCTGGTACGAAAAAATGCTGGCTTTTGCTATGGACATTGGCATGAAGGGCTTGGGCTACATCACCGTTCAAGAGGACGGCAGCTATAAAGGCCCCATTGACAAGTTCCTGTCTCCCGAGAAGAAAGAGGAACTGCGCACCATGCTGGACCTGAAAACGGACGACACCCTGTTCTTTATTTGCGACAACATTCGGATCGTCAATGACCTTGCCGGGCAGATCCGTACCGAGTTAGGTCGTCGCCTGGATTTGATCGACAAGGATCGGTTCGACTTGTGCTTTATCACCGACTTCCCCATGTTTGAGCGGGACGATGACGGCAAGCTGATCTTTACGCACAATCCGTTCTCTATGCCCCAGGGCGAGATGGACGCGCTGCTGCACCAGGAGCCCACGGAGATCAAGGCTTATCAGTACGACATTGTGTGTAACGGCGTGGAGCTGTCCTCCGGCGCTGTGCGTAACCACCGCCCGGATGTGATGATCAAGGCCTTTGAGATGGCCGGTTATACTGCCCAGGATGTGGAAGAGAAGTTTGGCGCGCTGTTTAACGCATTCCATTACGGCGCACCGCCCCATGCAGGAATGGCGCCCGGCGTAGACCGGCTGATCATGTTGCTGCGGGATGAGGACAACATTCGCGAGGTAATCGCATTTCCTATGAACTCCAATGCCCAGGATATGCTGCTGGGCGCACCCAACACCGTTAGCGAAATGCAGCTGCGAGAGGCACACATTAAGCTGCGCCGCCCGGCACCGAAAGCGTAA
- the gatC gene encoding Asp-tRNA(Asn)/Glu-tRNA(Gln) amidotransferase subunit GatC encodes MKITPELIQYLESLARIELTPAEEATVGDQLQELLTYIDTLSQLDTDGVEAKSHCFPVTNVFRKDQVEVHMTPEEVVANAPESQDGAFVVPKTVE; translated from the coding sequence ATGAAGATCACACCGGAACTGATCCAGTATCTGGAGAGTTTGGCCAGAATTGAATTGACCCCTGCGGAGGAAGCCACCGTTGGCGACCAGTTGCAGGAACTGCTTACTTATATCGACACCTTGAGCCAGCTGGACACCGACGGGGTAGAGGCCAAGAGCCACTGCTTCCCGGTGACCAATGTGTTCCGCAAGGACCAGGTGGAGGTGCACATGACCCCGGAAGAAGTGGTGGCCAATGCACCGGAGAGCCAGGACGGCGCCTTTGTGGTGCCTAAGACGGTAGA